CAGATTAAGCACCTCAACTGCTTGTGCCCACACAATCACGACATTGACAGCGAACAGCACCAGGCGCAAATCAAACATCCAGCTACTGTAGATCAACTCTACCTTTGGGTAGGTAAACCATTCTCGCCGCAAGCGGAGAGGGAAACAAAGCAACAAAAGAGCCACACTGAAGCTGACCACCACCACGATGAACTGAGTTCCAGCTAGCCCTCCTCGGTATATCCATTCATCTATACTACCCACAATATAAAAGAGAAACCATATTAGCACAGACCAGGTATAGGTATACACACCCTGCTTCTTAACTACTTCTAACATACTCCTCCCTCCTCTCACCCCTCGATTTTATACCCGATTCCCCAGACCACCTTAACATACTGTGGACGTTTTGGATCCAGTTCAATTTTTTCGCGGATGTTGCGGATATGAACGGCTACAACATTTTCTGCATTGTACGCAGGTTCATTCCATACTCGCTCATAAATTTCACTGATAGAGAATACTCGCCCCGGGTGAAGCATCAGTAGCTCGGTAATCCGGTACTCGATCGGTGTTAAGCGAATCGCCTCCCCTTCCAAAGCTAGTTCCTTCGCCTCCTGATCTAACGTTAATCCACCCACGACTATTCTCGACGCTGTCTTATCATATGTTCCTAACTGAATATAGCGGCGCAGTTGTGATTTAACCCGAGCAATCAACTCCATCGGATGAAAGGGCTTCGTCATATAATCATCAGCGCCTACCGATAACCCGTGGATTTTGTCTGTCTCTTCTACTTTTGCACTCAACATGATGATTGGGATATTTGAGGATTCTCTTATTTTAAAGGTGGCCGCTATTCCATCTAGTTTTGGCATCATAATATCAAGGATTAACAAATGCACTTGCTCCCGTTGAAGGGCTGCTACCGCTTCCTCTCCGTTTGCCGCTTTTACTACTTGATAACCTTCGTTGCGCAAGTAGATTTCAATCCCGTCTCGTATATCTTTATCATCATCTGTTATGAGGATCGTAAATGCCTCCATCCCATCCCCCACTCTCCTTCTAGTCTATATTTTACCACCTCTTTCCGCTTATTTCTCTTATCTATTTCAAAAGAATTTCTTAAGAAGATCCTCTTCCCTATATAAAAAAGAGCATTCCTTTTTAAAGAATACTTTTTGCACTCATCATCTTTTATTCGAATTTATTGCATTGTTGCCTTAATCTTAGATTAAATATAATGGCCGCTTAATCCACATCTGTGGATCAAGCGGCCATCTCTGTTTTGTTCTATCATTCCTCTTACTCTACGGTTACACTTTTGGCCAGGTTACGAGGCTTATCGACATCAAAACCACGTGCTATACATGCGTAATAGGAGAGAAGCTGCAATGGAATCACTGTAAGAACAGGGCTAAAGAGAGGTAAGGTTTGCGGAACGGTAATCACTTCATCCGCTGTTCTCTGCAAGTCGACACTGCCTGCGGTCGTAATCCCCAGTACATGTGCTCCTCGGGTTTTCACCTCTTCAATGTTGCTCACCATCTTATCATATGTGAAAGCTTGCGTGGCTAGTGAGATTACTGGAACTCCTTCCTCAATCAGAGCCAAGGTACCATGCTTCAACTCACCTGCTGGATATGCTTCCGAGTGTATATAGGTCAGCTCTTTCAATTTGAGTGATCCTTCCAAGGCCACTGCAAAATCTAATCCTCGTCCAATAAAGAAAAGATTATTATGGCGTGCGAGCTCAGTTGCCAACATTTTCAAGATATCTGCACCTTTAAGTGCCTCTTCAATTTTCAGCGGTAGGGACAGAAGCTCTTCCACCATCTTTTCAATCTCTGTCCGAGGCTGAGTAGCACGAATATGAGCGAGATAAAGGCCTAACTGATAAATAACCACCAGTTGTGAAGTGTAAGCTTTCGTTGAAGCAACTGCAATTTCAGGACCGGCCGAAGTGATCAACACCTCATCTGCATCCCGTGCAATGGTACTACCCACTACATTAGTAATAGCTAGTACTTTAGCTCCTCTGCTTTGTGCCTCCCGCATAGCAGCCAATGTATCGGCAGTTTCACCTGATTGACTGATTACGATGACAAGTGTACGTTCCGTTATGATTGGATCGCGATAGCGATACTCAGATGCTACATCAACTTCCACCGGAATACGTGTCAATTGTTCCAACGCATATTTACCCACAATACCCGCATGGTAAGCTGTACCACAGGCCACAAAGTGGATGCGATCAATCTGCTCCATTTCTGCTTGCGACAAGGTTAGTTCGCTTGCCAAATCGACAATACCCTCTTTGATCCGGCCCGTTAAGGTATCCCGAATAGCTTTTGGCTGTTCATAGATCTCTTTTAGCATGAAGTGGTCGTACCCATCTTTTTCAGCAGTAACAATATCCCAATCTACATGAAGAGGCTCACGATCAATCTTCTCGCCTTCGGTGGTCATCACTTGAATCTGATCGTCAGTTAGAACTGCCATCTCACCATCTTCTAAAATTACCATCTCACGTGTATGCTTCAATATTGCTGGGATATCCGAAGCGATGAAATTCTCCCCTTCACCCACACCGATAATTAATGGGCTAGCCAAACGTACGGCTACCAACTTATCAGGTTCGTATTCACTCATGATCGCCAATGCATAAGCGCCTTCCATCTTTTTAACAATGTGTTGTACTGTCTCCACTACATCACCGTTATAAGCATCTGCCAATAAGTGAGCGATCACCTCGGTATCCGTCTCTGACCTGAAAGTATGCCCCTTTGCCTGCAACTCCTCTTTTAGTTCAAGGAAGTTTTCAATAATCCCATTGTGCACAATTGCAAATTTATCCTCATGATCCATATGGGGATGCGAATTACGATCCGATGGCTTCCCGTGAGTCGCCCAGCGAGTATGTGCAATCCCTACACTTCCTAGCAGCGACTGTTCCTCTAACAAAGATTCGACATTTACAATACGCCCTTCCTTTTTCTTCACTCCAATCGTCTCTCCATTGTATACAGCCAACCCAGCTGAATCATAACCACGGTACTCCAGTTTTTTCAATCCGTCTAACAAAATACTTTGCGCTTCTTGTCTTCCAATGTACCCTACGATTCCACACATACGATTCGTCATCTCCTCTCAGCTTTAACAAAAACTCATGTATCGCACCGAAATTTTTGGCGCATCAGTCACCCCATGCGTTTGTATTCCGGTTCCGCGGTCGCGATACCGACCGGGAGGCACCCGCCGACTCTTCGATCAACCTCCACCTCGTCAACTGCGTACACCCGCAGTCCTGGCGCTTTGACAATAATTGATTATATGCATCGCTTCTTCTCTTCCCCTCACCCCCTTTTCTACATACACACATGATATCCATCCTATGCGAAAACAAAATAAATGTAAAGAGATTTGTGATTAATCAACAGGTAAAAACAGATCATCTTAACCTTTTTTACCTACGCTCTCTTAACGAAAAAAAGGGGTAACATGTTTCGTTCCATGTCACCCCCCTATCAAATTACTATGCCTCTTCAATCGCTGTAGCGATCTCAGCTACTAAATGGTTGATCTGCTCCTCATCAGGGCCTTCTGCCATCACACGCACCAACGGTTCTGTCCCCGAAGGACGCACCAATACACGCCCATCATCCCCAAGTGCCGCCTCAGCTGCGGCGATTCTCGTCTGTACCTTTTCACTCTGCTTGTAACTCTCTTTATCTTTCACCGTAACGTTAACGAGCACCTGTGGGAACTTGGTAAAAACCTTAGCTAAATCACCTAGTGACTGCCCACGATCCTTCAATACCCGTAATAATTGTACAGCAGATAACAATCCATCCCCAGTGGTACCATGTTCGAGGAAGATGATGTGTCCCGATTGTTCTCCTCCTAGCGATAGCCCTTCTTTACGCATCGCTTCCATCACATAACGATCGCCAACCGCAGTTGTTTCTACTTCAATTCCGAGCTGCTCCAATCCCTTCATAAAACCGATGTTACTCATTACGGTGGCCACAACTTTATTCTGGGTCAGCTCGCCCCGTTCTTTGAGGTACTTGGCGCAGATCGCCATAATTCCATCTCCATCGACCAATTCACCTTGTTCGTCTACTGCAACCAACCGATCTGCATCCCCATCGAAAGCTAAACCTACATGTGCCTGCCGACTAACCACCTCATGTTGAAGATTTTGGGGGTGAGTAGAACCACAATCCACATTAATATTCATTCCGTCTGGCTTCGCATGCAGTGTAATCACATCTGCTCCTAAATCTCGTAATAAACGCGGAGCTAGGTTAGCTGCCCCACCATTGGCACAGTCGACAACAATCGTCATACCACATAAGTCGGTATCAATCGATGCCTGCACATGTTCCAAATAACGATGAAATGCCTCCGGACGGTCATAGATTCGTCCAATCTCATTCCCACTCGGGCGCGGAAGGTTATCTTCTGCTTCCACAATCAGTCTCTCTAGCTCCGCTTCACTCTCATCTGACAGCTTATAGCCATCTGCACCAAAAAACTTAATTCCGTTATCTGGATAAGGGTTGTGGGATGCAGAAATCATAACTCCTGCTCCCGCCCCCATCTCAGTGGTTAAGAAGGCAACTCCGGGGGTAGTTACCACTCCCAGGCGTGTCACATCCACTCCGACGGAGGTCACACCTGCCACAAATGCTGCTTCTAACATCTCCCCAGATAAACGTGTATCCCTACCTACAATGACATGCTTTTTACCATTCACTTTTGTCAAATAGTAGGCTCCGCAGCGCCCGAGCTGAAAGGCCAATTCTGGTGTTAATTCTGTATTGGCGACACCACGAACTCCATCCGTTCCAAAATACTGTCCCATCTTGCTCCTCCTCTTAACGCATCAATTACTTCTGCTGTATCGTCACTGTTGCTTCCATTTCTACATTTCCCTGTATGCGAATGTAAGGTGGAAGTTGAAATTGCACTTTTCGCTTATACGTTCCTTCTTTCAAGTTAGCAACGTCAATATAGGCCGTAATATCTTCTTTCTTTACTTTTTTCAAGCGATCAGGTGCTCCTTCCAATCGTATAGCGATGGTATCTCCCTCAGTACTGGAGATTTCCGCCTTCAACTCTTTATCCAAACCGTTCGCTTTAATCGGTAATTCTTCAACCTTCTTCGTCTTCGACTTAACCACTTTTACCGTAACCCGTACCATCTCGGGTTCTACTTTTACCGCATCATCCCGCACTGGGATCGGAAGTTCAAAAGTACGATCGCTTTTTACATCGGACAAGTCAAGGCCAGGTCCTGTATAAGTAGAGAGCTCTTTGATATACCCTTTTGGACCATATACGATCACCTCATCCACATTGGCTTCTATATCGGCAATCGCATAGCCACTAGGCAATTGACGGTCAATATCAATCTTCATCGGTACTGAGGTATTGGGAGCGGCTACAGGCACTTCCACATCTACAACAGATGGTTTAACCTGCACATCTTTTAATAGACCGCCCTCACCATAAACTTGTAATTCAACTGACTTGGTTATCGTCTCTTTTGCTCCTTCGATATTGGCTACCGCTTTTACCGATGTTGCCTCTTCCAGCTGTGATTCCG
This sequence is a window from Mechercharimyces sp. CAU 1602. Protein-coding genes within it:
- the glmM gene encoding phosphoglucosamine mutase, with protein sequence MGQYFGTDGVRGVANTELTPELAFQLGRCGAYYLTKVNGKKHVIVGRDTRLSGEMLEAAFVAGVTSVGVDVTRLGVVTTPGVAFLTTEMGAGAGVMISASHNPYPDNGIKFFGADGYKLSDESEAELERLIVEAEDNLPRPSGNEIGRIYDRPEAFHRYLEHVQASIDTDLCGMTIVVDCANGGAANLAPRLLRDLGADVITLHAKPDGMNINVDCGSTHPQNLQHEVVSRQAHVGLAFDGDADRLVAVDEQGELVDGDGIMAICAKYLKERGELTQNKVVATVMSNIGFMKGLEQLGIEVETTAVGDRYVMEAMRKEGLSLGGEQSGHIIFLEHGTTGDGLLSAVQLLRVLKDRGQSLGDLAKVFTKFPQVLVNVTVKDKESYKQSEKVQTRIAAAEAALGDDGRVLVRPSGTEPLVRVMAEGPDEEQINHLVAEIATAIEEA
- a CDS encoding YbbR-like domain-containing protein; amino-acid sequence: MNKWLKSDRFLKVLAVGLAMMLWVMVNEEALFLSNRDGSPMIIQNVTLEAQYDESVYKLVEVPKTVDLNLSGDRSVLNQISPDQYRAYIDLKKLKPGKHENIPVQLEGIPARARAQVNPTSVTVVLAELQQKEMSIDVTVVGSPPEGYKAGDPVLKPSKVLVRGTESQLEEATSVKAVANIEGAKETITKSVELQVYGEGGLLKDVQVKPSVVDVEVPVAAPNTSVPMKIDIDRQLPSGYAIADIEANVDEVIVYGPKGYIKELSTYTGPGLDLSDVKSDRTFELPIPVRDDAVKVEPEMVRVTVKVVKSKTKKVEELPIKANGLDKELKAEISSTEGDTIAIRLEGAPDRLKKVKKEDITAYIDVANLKEGTYKRKVQFQLPPYIRIQGNVEMEATVTIQQK
- the glmS gene encoding glutamine--fructose-6-phosphate transaminase (isomerizing): MCGIVGYIGRQEAQSILLDGLKKLEYRGYDSAGLAVYNGETIGVKKKEGRIVNVESLLEEQSLLGSVGIAHTRWATHGKPSDRNSHPHMDHEDKFAIVHNGIIENFLELKEELQAKGHTFRSETDTEVIAHLLADAYNGDVVETVQHIVKKMEGAYALAIMSEYEPDKLVAVRLASPLIIGVGEGENFIASDIPAILKHTREMVILEDGEMAVLTDDQIQVMTTEGEKIDREPLHVDWDIVTAEKDGYDHFMLKEIYEQPKAIRDTLTGRIKEGIVDLASELTLSQAEMEQIDRIHFVACGTAYHAGIVGKYALEQLTRIPVEVDVASEYRYRDPIITERTLVIVISQSGETADTLAAMREAQSRGAKVLAITNVVGSTIARDADEVLITSAGPEIAVASTKAYTSQLVVIYQLGLYLAHIRATQPRTEIEKMVEELLSLPLKIEEALKGADILKMLATELARHNNLFFIGRGLDFAVALEGSLKLKELTYIHSEAYPAGELKHGTLALIEEGVPVISLATQAFTYDKMVSNIEEVKTRGAHVLGITTAGSVDLQRTADEVITVPQTLPLFSPVLTVIPLQLLSYYACIARGFDVDKPRNLAKSVTVE
- a CDS encoding response regulator transcription factor codes for the protein MEAFTILITDDDKDIRDGIEIYLRNEGYQVVKAANGEEAVAALQREQVHLLILDIMMPKLDGIAATFKIRESSNIPIIMLSAKVEETDKIHGLSVGADDYMTKPFHPMELIARVKSQLRRYIQLGTYDKTASRIVVGGLTLDQEAKELALEGEAIRLTPIEYRITELLMLHPGRVFSISEIYERVWNEPAYNAENVVAVHIRNIREKIELDPKRPQYVKVVWGIGYKIEG